In Kaistella sp. 97-N-M2, the sequence CCTGTTCCAAAAGCTCGGGTGATATGGCATCGAACAGCGCTATAGGAACGGCAGATACGGCAGCGGCCTATGATTCGACGAATATGGTTTCTTTGGATACTTTAGGGGCGGTTGTTAATTTACCAAATCTCAATAAAAACGAGATAGACCATACGAATGCGGTACCCTCCGCTTCCATCACCGAAAATCATCCCATAAAAGATTCCGTACGGATTGCCTATAAAAAGGTACACCCAAATATTTTAAGTCGAAAATTCGAAACTATTACACCTGTCGTTCCAAACCTTACTGCGTCGGGGAAAAGCACCTACACTGCACCGCCACCACCCCTGCCGGATCCGGTGGAAGTCTCGCCCGAAGCGCCGGCGGAAGAGGAAAAACCAAAAAATGCGGTGCTTGGCTTCTCCTATTTTCCCCAAATTCCGCAGGATGAAACAAGGGATCTGCGGGTTTTTGTTAAAGTCCAGAGCAATGATAGGCAAGTTAAAGATAAATTAAAAGCGATCGAAAAGGAAGATCTTGAGTTTACAAAGACCGACGACAGCAGCGTGGTCTGCATTGTGAAAAACATCGAAGCCTTTAAAAAACTTTCGATTAAACCTATTTACGATACGGAAGATTTCAGAATCACGCGGGTTGATGATGACGTACAAAGTTTTTACGATACCGATCCCAACGAACAGATTCTGGATTTCAGGAATGGCAATTACTGGCACTGGAAGGTAAAAGCTATCGCAAAATCCCCGCACATGGGAAACGTTACGCTCCTCATTAAAGCCGAAACGCCGCAAGGACAAAAAATTAAACTCGCAGAAAGGCAGATTAATATTAAAATCGGCATTGATGCGCCAAAACTTTCGTTGTCTCAAAAAGCCTATCAGTTTGCAGATGCGCATTTTAAAGAAATCCTCTCCCTCATTATTATTCCTTCAGCATTATACTTATTTAATCTGATTCGAAAAAAATATATGCTTAAAAAAGAGGATGATCCACCAAAAAATTCTTAAAACACCAACGATGACGCCACTTCAATTAGAACGGCTGCTTTCAGATGCGCAACTGGATGCGACCTCCAAAAACAAACTGAAATCCCTTCAGAACAAAATTTCCGGAAAAGAATTTTCGGATATCCTGGATGGTGAAGGAAACCAATATGTGAATTTTGTGCAGGAAGGCGGCGGTGTTTGGGGCGTAGCTTTGGTCGGTTATCTTTATGCGCTCGAAAGTTTTGGAATACGTTTCCTGAGGATTGCGGGAACGAGTGCAGGTGCGATTAATACAATGCTCATCGCTGCGATGGGTGACCGCACAAAAAACAAAAGCACGCGGATTAAAGACATCTTATTTCAGTGGAAGTTTGAAGAGTTCATGGATGGAAAATCCATTGTAAAAAAACTGGCAAGCCGCATTCTGAAGAGCAAAAACTATATGAAGAGAATTGGCCTCTCGATCATTGTTCTTTTCTTACTGATTGTTATTTTTCCCTTTCTTATTCTTTTTCTCAAAATCAGTCCGTGGTATTATCTTGTTCCCTTTCTGGGATTATGTTTATTTGTTTATACGACTGTGCACTATTATCATCTTTTTCAGGTGAACCGGATCGGACTGAATCCGGGGCGTGCTTTCGAAAATAAAATGCAGGTGGCGCTCGACAGTTTCAATATTAAAAGCGTGAGCAATCTGAACGAAGAATACAATCAAAAAGAAAGAAAACTCAACCTGAATTACCGCCTCGGCAATGGCGAAGAATACTATAACACCGCCATCGAAAACATCAAAAATATTCACGAAAAAGAACTGACCAATATTGATATGGTAAAATTTAATTTTTTTCTGGAATCTGCGGAAGATAACGATCTTTACAAAGAAAACCCCTTTACGCTGCTGCGCTCGGATTATACAATTGTCACAACCGACATTAACGCGCAAATAAAAGTAGAACTTCCAAAAATGGCCAATTTATACTGGACGAATACCGATCTGTCCATTATCAGTCCGGCAAAATTTGTACGTGCATCCATGTCGGTACCCTACTTTTTTGAACCGATGATCACCAAAATCGATATTTCAAAAGACTCCATTATTCAGGCCTGGAAATTCTGGCTTAATGCAGAACCGGCAAATATTTTTGAAGAAGGCGTTTTTGTGGATGGTGGCAGCATCTCCAACTTTCCGATTGATATTTTTCACGAAAGCGACATTTTTTATCCACGAATCCCGGTGTTTGGAGTACGGCTGGTAGATCAGGCGGAACTGGGTGAGCCACGAGGTCCCGGCAGTAACAATATCCTGAAAAGTCCTTTCAGTTTTTTGGGAAGTATTTTCGATACGCTGAAAGGTTATAACGACAAAACTTTCTTAACCAAATATACTTTTTACAGCACCCACAGCATTCAGTACGTTGACTGCAGCCCAAGTAACTGGCTTAATTTTTTTATGGAAGACCGGGAGAAGACCGAACTTTTCAACAAAGGTTTTCGGGCTGGGCTGGACTTTCTGGAAAAATTCGACTGGCAAAAATACAAGTACGAACGCATGTTGGTGGCACTAAAGGAAAAAGGCATTTTTAAACAGGAAGCAAAACCAAACGTTGGCTGATTTCGGCGAAAAACGAATAACTTTTAAAATAATGGATCATGAGCAGAATTGAGGAAGTTCAAAAATTGATTGACACCTTCAAAATGGAACGCATAATTTATGTCATCTTAACATCAATTTCCGTGATAACATTAATTGGTTTGGGAATGTACATGGCGATTGCAGAACACAATATCGAAGGTTTTATTGCTTTGCTAGTGCCCTCCGGAACTTTAACGCTGTGCATTTTCAGAGTTTTGAAAATGTGGGATGATGCACTGAAATTTATTTCGAACAGTAATGATAACGATTATGAATAAGTCTTTTGGAAGTCTGAAAATTCTGCCCATTCTGGGAATTGTTTTGATATTAACAGGATATTTTTTTCTCACCTATCAAACCTTTAAATTAAAGGAGAGACGGAACGTTTTAAAAAAAGAAAATCAAGAACTTGAGCAGCTAAGAATCAGCAAAACTGCGGAAATTAAAAAGCTCGACAGTATCGCGGGGATTCAGAAGAAAATTATTGCAGAAAGTGCAGATCCGCACACCGTGCAGGAAGGTGAAATTTTGCAGGAAAAAATTCAAAACATTGCTACTTCGCACTTTACGCAGAATAAAAACAGCGAGAATAGCGAGGAAATCGCTGAACGGCTGGAAGCCGAAGGCTACGAGTATTTATATAACCGCGATGTAGAAAATGCCATAAAAAATTTCACCGCCAGCGAAAACGCTTTTAATGGGTATCATCAGGTTTATGAAATATCGCGTTTTTTGAAGCAAAATAAAGCACAACTTAGCGATACAAAATCTGAATTCTGGCCGGCGGCTTATCGCCAAATCCTCCAAAATTTCAGCTGGAAAATGCCCGGTGGTGCGAAAGAAAAGTTACAAACGTTATCAAAATAGACATTTTTCTATCCACAAAACGGAAAGAAAAATTTAAAGTAAAAAAGGTGAAATTGCTACAAAAGCGATCTTTTTGGTAGCTTTGAACAAATTTACAAGCGTAAAAAATTTTAACTTTATTTTTAATAGAAATGCAGGATATCATTAAAAAATTCAAATTTAAAGAGGTGGGAACCGTTCTTAATGCGCCGCCACATTTGGAAGCGCAGTTTTTGGAGATGGGTTTTAAAACCTCTTTAAATAAACAGGAAAAATCTTCAAACACTTTGGTTTTCATTAATAATCAGAAAGCGTTTTTAAAATTTCTGACAGAAGATTTACAATTAATTGAGCCGGATAGCATCCTCTGGTTTGCCTATCCTAAAGGAACTTCTAAAGTGAAAACCGATATTAACCGCGACACCATTCGGATGACGGGCGAAGAATTTAATATCACCACGGTGACTGCCATTTCCATCGACGAAACTTGGAGTGCCCTGCGTTTCCGACCGATCGAGAAGGTAGGGAAGAAATAAATTCAAACATCTATAAAAAATAAGCCACGTATAAAAAAGCCGCAGAAATTAATCTGCGGCTTTCCAGTTAAACTTTGAACACAACTACTAACCTCAAAGAATATTTTAAAATATTTTAATGCATTGCCTCGCTCACATCAATCGGCTCCCTGCCCTTTCTCTCTTTTACAAATAAAACGAACGGAATACAGATTAAAAAGAGGATTCCGAGATAAAGGAAAACATCCATGTAAGACAGTACTGACGCCTGTTTTAGTACCGTGAGATCTAACATTTTATAAGCGGCCTGCAAAGCGGCGTCGGGCGTAAAGCCCTTCGTTATAAAACTTGCCTTCAAACCTGCAACCCGCTGCTGCACCTCAAAATTATTCACATCGATATACTGCGCGAGGTTCGCTCTGTGTATTGAGGTTTGGTTGGCGATAAAAGTGGTGATGGCTGCAATCCCGAAAGAGCCTCCCAACTGACGCATCATCCCGGTGAAAGCCGCACCCTGACCGATTTCCTGACCTTTCAGCGTACTCAATGCCAATGAAGTGATTGGAATAAATAAAAGTCCTAATCCCATCCCGCGCACGATAAGCATCCAAAAGAAATCTTCTTTGCCTGTATTTGGCGTAAGAATATTGTACCCCCAAAAACTGTAAATAAAGAAAATTAATAATCCCAAAGAAACAAGAATTTGCTGCTTTACGCCACGCGTTAATAACCGCCCGATAATGGGCATCATTACCGCGGTCGTCAAAGCCGCGGGAATCATTAAAGCTCCCGACTGCAGGGCGGTCCAACCCAAAATACTTTGCGTGTAAAGCGGTACGATAAAGGTGGAGCCATATAAACCAAAGCCCAAAATAAAGGACATTGCGGTTCCAATCCGCAGGTTACCATTTTTCAACACGCGCAATTCGACAATAGGATATTTGTAAGTAAGTTCGCGCCAAAGGAAAAGAATAAATCCGATCACCGCAGAAGCCGTTAAAAAGACAATGACTCCGCTGTCAAACCAATCTTCTTCGTGGCCCCTTTCCAGTATATATTGCAATGAACCCACGGTGATGGCCAGTAAAAGAATTCCGTACCAATCGACGTCGATGGCCTTTCGCTTTTCGCTGAATTTTGGACTTCTAACAAACTGAAGCGTCATAATCGTCGCGGCAATCCCAAGTGGAATGTTGATATAAAAGATGTAGGGCCAACTGTAATTGTCGACTATATATCCACCCAGAGGCGGACCTAAAGTTGGTCCGATAATCACGCCTAAGCCATAAATTGCCTGCGCCATACTTCGTTTTTCGATGGGGTATGATTCGGTAATAATGGTTTGTGAGGTCACCAAAAGTGCTCCACCGCCGATGCCCTGCATTAAACGAAAGAAAACGAGTTCCCAGATATTCGTCGCATTTCCGCACAGAAACGAAAATATGGTAAAAATAATTATGGAGGCTGCGAAGTAGTTTCGTCGCCCAAACTGCTGGGAAAGCCAGCTCGTCATCGGAACAATGATGACGTTTCCGATGGCATAAGCGGTGATCACCCAACCCACTTCGGAAAGTGTGGCCCCTAAATTACCTTTCATTTCATTTAGCGCCACATTAACAATAGTGGAATCTACAATCTCAAGGAGGGCACACATTATCGCAGTAAGGGTAATGATTAATCGTCGGGAGCCGTATTCGACCAAGGAATCCTGTTGCATTTTTTTTTACGGGTATGAGGTACGGTGTAAAATGGATCAAGTACGATGTAAGATTGATTTTTACATGATACTTTTTAAAAAAAAATATTTTACAAACTATTGTAACGTAACGGTAGCTTTCACATTCATTCCGGCGCGCAGTTTTTTTGCGATTTTCGCGTCGAGGTTTTTAAAATCGATTCTTACCGGCAGTCTTTGAACGACTTTTACGAAGTTTCCGCTCGCATTATCCGGCGGAAGCAGGGAAAACGTGGAGCCTGTTGCTGGAGAGAAAGAACTTACAACACCTTCAAAATGATGATCCGGAAAAGCATCAATGTCGATTTCTACTTTTTGACCCTCCACCATTTTCGCCAACTGGGTTTCTTTAAAATTTGCGATCACCCAGCTGCTGTTATCTCTTACCAAACTGAAAAGCTGCGATCCGGCCTGTAAAAACTGCCCTTTCTGCGTAGAAACTTTGGAAACAAAACCATCTTCTGGCGCCAAAATTACGGTGTAAGATAAATTAAGCTTAGCGTTTTCAACATCTACTTCTCTTTGTCTCGCTACAGCGCTGGCCACGCCGATCTGTTCGGAGCTGGCGGCCGTCTGCGAGTTCACAATTCCTGTCTGTTGGGAAACCTGATTTCTTTGCTGTATCAAAACCTGCAACTGTCGATCCGCAGATTGTTTGGCAGCTAAAGCCGTTTCATATTGCTGTTGCGTTATTGTATGATCTTTAACCAAATTGGCATACCGCTTTAAATCCTGGGAGGATTTCCAAACGTTTACTTTTGCCGCTTCAATTTGGGCGTTCGCCGTAGCGATTGCCGCAGTAGTCGAATTGATGTTCCGCGAGGCCGCATTTGTGCTTGCCTTAGCCGTAGAAATATTGCTTCTTGCAGTTCCCAAGGCGGCTTCGGCAGACTGCAGTGCCATTTTTTGATCTCTGTTATCTAATGTTAGCAAAGTATCTCCTTTTTTTACAAACTGGTTATCTTTCACATAAACTTCCTGAACATAGCCGGAAATTTTCGAAATAACGGGACTCATGTTAGAAGCAATCTGCGCATCATCCGTCACTTCATGCGTTTGCGAAAAAGAGTAAGTTCGGTAGCCGAAAAAGCCGCCGACGATGAGAACGAATGCCAGAATGATGGGGAAGATGCGGTTTTTCTTTTTTTTGGATTCCGGGAAAAGTTCCGGTTGATCTGCAGTGGTGTTATTTTCCATTTTATATTTCCTAGTTTTTAGGTTTTCGCACGCTAATGTGCATATTTTAAGTTTTTTGATCTAAATTTCAGGGTGTTCTCCTATCTTGAAGTTAAGATTCCAGAAGTTTGCAGCAGTTTTCTGTTCGCCAGGGCCGCGTCCGCTTTCGCATTAACTACATTAATATTTGTGGTGATCTGGGCGGCATCGGCATCAAGAAGTTCTGTAATGGTAGCCAAACCATTGTCAAATTTATTTTTGGTAACGCGGTAATTTTCATTCGCCTGATCTGCGGCCTTTTCATAAACTGCAATTTTTCTCTTTGCAAATTCTGAATTTTGAAAATCTCTGTTCACTTCCAGTCTTATTTGGTCACTCAACAGATCATTGGTGGCGGTCAATTGCTTTTGCTGGGCTTCTGCACGGAGTAAAGACGAATTTTTCTTCCAAAGGTTATCGATATTGTACTGAATTCCCACACCAATATTGGCCGCATTCAGAATCGTTAAAATTTTCGGCACGTCGGCTGCGATATAACCGCCGGTTAAGGCAATTGTCGGTAAACTTTCAGCTTTCGCAGATTTAAGCCCGAGGTCCGCCGCTTTTCTTTGATAATCGATGGCCTGCAGATCTTTTCGGTTGCCGGTTGCCTCATTCAAATAATAAGAAACAGGATGGCTCTGGGAAAGTTCGTCGATATAATTTTCGTCAATGTCAATTTCTGTTGTGTCGGGAAGACCCAAAAGCAGGTCCATGTTGATGCTTGCAATACTGAAATTATTTTGAGCTTCCAGCAACTGCAGTTCGATATTTGATGTCTGCAAACTGGCCTTCAACTTATCGTTTCTTGCAATAATGCCATTATCTTCAAGTTTCTGAAAAGATTCGTCTCTTTTTTGGGAGACAGATAGATTTTCTTTAAAAACTTTAATAGCCTGACTGGCTTTGAAAAGATTGTTGTACGCCTGTGAAACATTATAGGCAATGGCAACTTTATCGTTTTCGGAACTTAATTTGGAGGC encodes:
- a CDS encoding patatin-like phospholipase family protein, producing MIHQKILKTPTMTPLQLERLLSDAQLDATSKNKLKSLQNKISGKEFSDILDGEGNQYVNFVQEGGGVWGVALVGYLYALESFGIRFLRIAGTSAGAINTMLIAAMGDRTKNKSTRIKDILFQWKFEEFMDGKSIVKKLASRILKSKNYMKRIGLSIIVLFLLIVIFPFLILFLKISPWYYLVPFLGLCLFVYTTVHYYHLFQVNRIGLNPGRAFENKMQVALDSFNIKSVSNLNEEYNQKERKLNLNYRLGNGEEYYNTAIENIKNIHEKELTNIDMVKFNFFLESAEDNDLYKENPFTLLRSDYTIVTTDINAQIKVELPKMANLYWTNTDLSIISPAKFVRASMSVPYFFEPMITKIDISKDSIIQAWKFWLNAEPANIFEEGVFVDGGSISNFPIDIFHESDIFYPRIPVFGVRLVDQAELGEPRGPGSNNILKSPFSFLGSIFDTLKGYNDKTFLTKYTFYSTHSIQYVDCSPSNWLNFFMEDREKTELFNKGFRAGLDFLEKFDWQKYKYERMLVALKEKGIFKQEAKPNVG
- a CDS encoding HlyD family secretion protein, which gives rise to MENNTTADQPELFPESKKKKNRIFPIILAFVLIVGGFFGYRTYSFSQTHEVTDDAQIASNMSPVISKISGYVQEVYVKDNQFVKKGDTLLTLDNRDQKMALQSAEAALGTARSNISTAKASTNAASRNINSTTAAIATANAQIEAAKVNVWKSSQDLKRYANLVKDHTITQQQYETALAAKQSADRQLQVLIQQRNQVSQQTGIVNSQTAASSEQIGVASAVARQREVDVENAKLNLSYTVILAPEDGFVSKVSTQKGQFLQAGSQLFSLVRDNSSWVIANFKETQLAKMVEGQKVEIDIDAFPDHHFEGVVSSFSPATGSTFSLLPPDNASGNFVKVVQRLPVRIDFKNLDAKIAKKLRAGMNVKATVTLQ
- a CDS encoding DHA2 family efflux MFS transporter permease subunit; translated protein: MQQDSLVEYGSRRLIITLTAIMCALLEIVDSTIVNVALNEMKGNLGATLSEVGWVITAYAIGNVIIVPMTSWLSQQFGRRNYFAASIIIFTIFSFLCGNATNIWELVFFRLMQGIGGGALLVTSQTIITESYPIEKRSMAQAIYGLGVIIGPTLGPPLGGYIVDNYSWPYIFYINIPLGIAATIMTLQFVRSPKFSEKRKAIDVDWYGILLLAITVGSLQYILERGHEEDWFDSGVIVFLTASAVIGFILFLWRELTYKYPIVELRVLKNGNLRIGTAMSFILGFGLYGSTFIVPLYTQSILGWTALQSGALMIPAALTTAVMMPIIGRLLTRGVKQQILVSLGLLIFFIYSFWGYNILTPNTGKEDFFWMLIVRGMGLGLLFIPITSLALSTLKGQEIGQGAAFTGMMRQLGGSFGIAAITTFIANQTSIHRANLAQYIDVNNFEVQQRVAGLKASFITKGFTPDAALQAAYKMLDLTVLKQASVLSYMDVFLYLGILFLICIPFVLFVKERKGREPIDVSEAMH
- a CDS encoding TolC family protein gives rise to the protein MKKIYSSIVTLFFLAWGTGANAQEKRTITLDEAVMLGIQNSKNLRIDEAKIQEATANYLEARNNRLPSLKVSGSALALANADVNLMILPPSNNEGKSPKANSAFYGNVAASLPLYAGGRIKYGIQSAQYLVEASKLSSENDKVAIAYNVSQAYNNLFKASQAIKVFKENLSVSQKRDESFQKLEDNGIIARNDKLKASLQTSNIELQLLEAQNNFSIASINMDLLLGLPDTTEIDIDENYIDELSQSHPVSYYLNEATGNRKDLQAIDYQRKAADLGLKSAKAESLPTIALTGGYIAADVPKILTILNAANIGVGIQYNIDNLWKKNSSLLRAEAQQKQLTATNDLLSDQIRLEVNRDFQNSEFAKRKIAVYEKAADQANENYRVTKNKFDNGLATITELLDADAAQITTNINVVNAKADAALANRKLLQTSGILTSR